In Alkalihalobacillus sp. AL-G, the genomic stretch TTCTTCATTCGTGTCAGTAACAGCATTAGCGATATTTTTCAGCTCTGGAATCGCATTTCCCATCGCAATCCCATGACCTGCATATTCAATCATCTCGAGGTCGTTATCTTCATCACCAAACGCAATGATTCGTTCTTGTGGAATTTGAAAATGTTCTGCAACTCGTTTCAAGCCCACCGCCTTGTTTAAGCCAGCTTTAACCACTTCTATAATATTCCACGGTGCTGCCCAAATTCGATGATCGATGACCTCTGCATGCTCTTTTTTCAGTAGCTCTCTTAATTCCTTTACATGATGGTCATGAGGTCGAATCAGAATAGAAGTTGGGTCATGCACAAGCTTGTCAGCTATATTACCGATACTTATGTTGGATTTATCAATTAAAAAGGAGCTTGTAATGAATTCATCCTCATAATGTAGGTACACATCATCGAGCACTTCGGCCACGACATTTTTCACATTAAATTCCAGGCAAGTGTTCACAATCGATTTAGCAACCGAAATGTCCATAGGAGAGTGATATGTTCCCCATTCCGGCATCCCGGGGTGA encodes the following:
- a CDS encoding Cof-type HAD-IIB family hydrolase; translation: MTQPYLIALDLDGTLLKDDKTISEHTKNLLKKAIEHGHHVVISTGRPFRGSEEYYHELELTTPIINFNGAFIHHPGMPEWGTYHSPMDISVAKSIVNTCLEFNVKNVVAEVLDDVYLHYEDEFITSSFLIDKSNISIGNIADKLVHDPTSILIRPHDHHVKELRELLKKEHAEVIDHRIWAAPWNIIEVVKAGLNKAVGLKRVAEHFQIPQERIIAFGDEDNDLEMIEYAGHGIAMGNAIPELKNIANAVTDTNEEDGIARYLEEVLSLKARV